A single genomic interval of Babylonia areolata isolate BAREFJ2019XMU chromosome 26, ASM4173473v1, whole genome shotgun sequence harbors:
- the LOC143300647 gene encoding hepatocyte nuclear factor 4-beta-like isoform X3 — protein sequence MDYYCYYPETLDVPVVGDLDMLETVLTSAGCPHASLEPGENHGLGDSDCGIGDSETPSTESPDLSSSAQAPFLPTTPTHNALNNPASNTNHHHHHHHHNNNNTSPASLSSPSSSSSGGASSSSSSSLSLQILGPPNTTAVHGPSFHSNAAAAAATLGTQQQQQSSCAICGDRATGKHYGASSCDGCKGFFRRSVRKNHVYTCRFARSCVVDKDKRNQCRYCRLRKCFRAGMKKEAVQNERDRISVRRTSYDQDSSQNGSLSVGTLLNAEMLSRQVDIIGPQLNVLDMASKKVASPNDVCESMKHQLLILVEWAKYIPSFCELPLDDQVALLRAHAGEHLLLGVAKRSLALNDVLLLGNDAIITRHAQDPDIGRIASRILDELVQPLRDVGIDETEFACMKAIVFFDPVARGLSDVSRIKGLRYQIQVNLEDYIADRQYDTRGRFGEILLMLPALQSITWQMIEQIQFAKLFGVAHIDSLLQEMLLGGANADAVQDTGSNNLPTTTTGGATTTTTPLLDDNGAAFPPTASSLDGSCSPSASEGLQSLPRPHTHPSPSTVGSLSPGGDAGLVEESMMMMMGGGVSQGRLGHSSRSPPPAHLSSSAAAFEAVHLAGGGIVSERSKMMAAAAASASSSSLMMSSPPESVMSGLTFKQEVI from the exons aatcccCAGACCTCTCTTCCTCCGCCCaggcccccttcctccccaccacccccacccacaacgcCCTCAACAACCCCGCCTCCaacaccaaccatcaccaccaccaccaccaccacaacaacaacaacacctcccccgccagcctctcctccccttcctcctcctcctccggaggggcctcctcctcctcctcctcctccctctccctccagatCCTGGGACCCCCCAACACCACCGCCGTCCATGGACCATCCTTCCACAGCAACGCTGCTGCCGCTGCAGCCACGCTCGGcacccagcagcagcaacagtcgtCGTGCGCCATCTGCGGGGACCGGGCCACGGGCAAGCACTACGGGGCCTCCAGCTGCGACGGGTGCAAAGGCTTCTTCCGGCGGAGCGTGCGCAAGAACCACGTGTACACGTGCCGCTTCGCGCGAAGCTGCGTTGTGGACAAGGACAAGCGGAACCAGTGCCGCTACTGCCGCCTGCGAAAGTGCTTCCGGGCCGGGATGAAGAAGGAAG ccGTTCAAAACGAGAGGGACCGAATCAGTGTACGCCGAACCAGCTATGACCAGGACAGCTCCCAGAACGGGTCACTGTCTGTGGGCACTCTGCTCAACGCTGAGATGCTCTCCCGACAGGTTGATATT ATCGGGCCTCAGCTGAACGTCCTGGACATGGCCAGCAAGAAGGTGGCGTCGCCCAACGACGTCTGTGAGTCCATGAAGCACCAGCTGCTGATTCTGGTGGAGTGGGCCAAGTACATCCCCAGCTTCTGTGAGCTGCCCTTGGATGATCAG GTGGCGCTGCTGAGGGCCCACGCCGGAGAGCACCTGCTGCTGGGCGTGGCCAAGCGCTCGCTGGCGCTGAACGACGTGCTGTTGCTGGGCAACGACGCCATCATCACGCGCCACGCCCAGGACCCGGACATCGGCCGCATCGCTTCCCGGATCCTGGACGAGCTTGTTCAGCCCCTGAGGGACGTCGGCATCGACGAGACAGAGTTCGCCTGCATGAAGGCCATCGTCTTCTTTGACCCTG tggCACGAGGTCTGAGCGACGTGTCCCGCATCAAGGGCCTTCGCTACCAGATCCAGGTGAACCTGGAGGACTACATCGCCGACCGTCAGTACGACACGCGGGGCCGCTTCGGGGAGATCCTGCTCATGCTGCCTGCCCTGCAGTCCATCACCTGGCAGATGATTGAGCAGATCCAGTTCGCCAAGCTCTTCGGGGTGGCCCACATCGACAGTCTGCTGCAGGAAATGCTGCTGGGAg GGGCCAACGCCGACGCCGTTCAAGACACAGGCAGCAACAACCTGCCCACGACAACCACTGGcggcgccaccaccaccaccaccccccttctggATGACAACGGTGCTGCCTTCCCCCCCACCGCTTCCTCCCTGGATGGCAGCTGCAGTCCGTCAGCCTCCGAAGGGCTACAATCActaccccgcccccacacccaccccagcccctccacgGTGGGCTCCCTCAGTCCTGGAGGGGATGCGGGGCTGGTGGAGgagtccatgatgatgatgatggggggaggggtgtcccAGGGTCGACTGGGCCACTCCTCCAGATCGCCCCCCCCTGCGCACCTCTCTTCCTCTGCTGCCGCTTTTGAGGCCGTGCATCTGGCTGGTGGCGGCATCGTCTCGGAGAGGAGCAAGAtgatggctgctgctgctgcttctgcttcgtcATCGTCGCTGATGATGTCATCGCCGCCGGAATCGGTGATGTCTGGGTTGACTTTTAAGCAGGAGGTGAtttga
- the LOC143300647 gene encoding hepatocyte nuclear factor 4-gamma-like isoform X5: MLHDKMAVFLKHYYPRFHSSPLGDDLASPGGFGELESPDLSSSAQAPFLPTTPTHNALNNPASNTNHHHHHHHHNNNNTSPASLSSPSSSSSGGASSSSSSSLSLQILGPPNTTAVHGPSFHSNAAAAAATLGTQQQQQSSCAICGDRATGKHYGASSCDGCKGFFRRSVRKNHVYTCRFARSCVVDKDKRNQCRYCRLRKCFRAGMKKEAVQNERDRISVRRTSYDQDSSQNGSLSVGTLLNAEMLSRQVDIIGPQLNVLDMASKKVASPNDVCESMKHQLLILVEWAKYIPSFCELPLDDQVALLRAHAGEHLLLGVAKRSLALNDVLLLGNDAIITRHAQDPDIGRIASRILDELVQPLRDVGIDETEFACMKAIVFFDPVARGLSDVSRIKGLRYQIQVNLEDYIADRQYDTRGRFGEILLMLPALQSITWQMIEQIQFAKLFGVAHIDSLLQEMLLGGANADAVQDTGSNNLPTTTTGGATTTTTPLLDDNGAAFPPTASSLDGSCSPSASEGLQSLPRPHTHPSPSTVGSLSPGGDAGLVEESMMMMMGGGVSQGRLGHSSRSPPPAHLSSSAAAFEAVHLAGGGIVSERSKMMAAAAASASSSSLMMSSPPESVMSGLTFKQEVI, translated from the exons aatcccCAGACCTCTCTTCCTCCGCCCaggcccccttcctccccaccacccccacccacaacgcCCTCAACAACCCCGCCTCCaacaccaaccatcaccaccaccaccaccaccacaacaacaacaacacctcccccgccagcctctcctccccttcctcctcctcctccggaggggcctcctcctcctcctcctcctccctctccctccagatCCTGGGACCCCCCAACACCACCGCCGTCCATGGACCATCCTTCCACAGCAACGCTGCTGCCGCTGCAGCCACGCTCGGcacccagcagcagcaacagtcgtCGTGCGCCATCTGCGGGGACCGGGCCACGGGCAAGCACTACGGGGCCTCCAGCTGCGACGGGTGCAAAGGCTTCTTCCGGCGGAGCGTGCGCAAGAACCACGTGTACACGTGCCGCTTCGCGCGAAGCTGCGTTGTGGACAAGGACAAGCGGAACCAGTGCCGCTACTGCCGCCTGCGAAAGTGCTTCCGGGCCGGGATGAAGAAGGAAG ccGTTCAAAACGAGAGGGACCGAATCAGTGTACGCCGAACCAGCTATGACCAGGACAGCTCCCAGAACGGGTCACTGTCTGTGGGCACTCTGCTCAACGCTGAGATGCTCTCCCGACAGGTTGATATT ATCGGGCCTCAGCTGAACGTCCTGGACATGGCCAGCAAGAAGGTGGCGTCGCCCAACGACGTCTGTGAGTCCATGAAGCACCAGCTGCTGATTCTGGTGGAGTGGGCCAAGTACATCCCCAGCTTCTGTGAGCTGCCCTTGGATGATCAG GTGGCGCTGCTGAGGGCCCACGCCGGAGAGCACCTGCTGCTGGGCGTGGCCAAGCGCTCGCTGGCGCTGAACGACGTGCTGTTGCTGGGCAACGACGCCATCATCACGCGCCACGCCCAGGACCCGGACATCGGCCGCATCGCTTCCCGGATCCTGGACGAGCTTGTTCAGCCCCTGAGGGACGTCGGCATCGACGAGACAGAGTTCGCCTGCATGAAGGCCATCGTCTTCTTTGACCCTG tggCACGAGGTCTGAGCGACGTGTCCCGCATCAAGGGCCTTCGCTACCAGATCCAGGTGAACCTGGAGGACTACATCGCCGACCGTCAGTACGACACGCGGGGCCGCTTCGGGGAGATCCTGCTCATGCTGCCTGCCCTGCAGTCCATCACCTGGCAGATGATTGAGCAGATCCAGTTCGCCAAGCTCTTCGGGGTGGCCCACATCGACAGTCTGCTGCAGGAAATGCTGCTGGGAg GGGCCAACGCCGACGCCGTTCAAGACACAGGCAGCAACAACCTGCCCACGACAACCACTGGcggcgccaccaccaccaccaccccccttctggATGACAACGGTGCTGCCTTCCCCCCCACCGCTTCCTCCCTGGATGGCAGCTGCAGTCCGTCAGCCTCCGAAGGGCTACAATCActaccccgcccccacacccaccccagcccctccacgGTGGGCTCCCTCAGTCCTGGAGGGGATGCGGGGCTGGTGGAGgagtccatgatgatgatgatggggggaggggtgtcccAGGGTCGACTGGGCCACTCCTCCAGATCGCCCCCCCCTGCGCACCTCTCTTCCTCTGCTGCCGCTTTTGAGGCCGTGCATCTGGCTGGTGGCGGCATCGTCTCGGAGAGGAGCAAGAtgatggctgctgctgctgcttctgcttcgtcATCGTCGCTGATGATGTCATCGCCGCCGGAATCGGTGATGTCTGGGTTGACTTTTAAGCAGGAGGTGAtttga
- the LOC143300647 gene encoding hepatocyte nuclear factor 4-gamma-like isoform X4 — MMVLHQHCSDFPKWMPPPNMAIPQWYHYSDCGIGDSETPSTESPDLSSSAQAPFLPTTPTHNALNNPASNTNHHHHHHHHNNNNTSPASLSSPSSSSSGGASSSSSSSLSLQILGPPNTTAVHGPSFHSNAAAAAATLGTQQQQQSSCAICGDRATGKHYGASSCDGCKGFFRRSVRKNHVYTCRFARSCVVDKDKRNQCRYCRLRKCFRAGMKKEAVQNERDRISVRRTSYDQDSSQNGSLSVGTLLNAEMLSRQVDIIGPQLNVLDMASKKVASPNDVCESMKHQLLILVEWAKYIPSFCELPLDDQVALLRAHAGEHLLLGVAKRSLALNDVLLLGNDAIITRHAQDPDIGRIASRILDELVQPLRDVGIDETEFACMKAIVFFDPVARGLSDVSRIKGLRYQIQVNLEDYIADRQYDTRGRFGEILLMLPALQSITWQMIEQIQFAKLFGVAHIDSLLQEMLLGGANADAVQDTGSNNLPTTTTGGATTTTTPLLDDNGAAFPPTASSLDGSCSPSASEGLQSLPRPHTHPSPSTVGSLSPGGDAGLVEESMMMMMGGGVSQGRLGHSSRSPPPAHLSSSAAAFEAVHLAGGGIVSERSKMMAAAAASASSSSLMMSSPPESVMSGLTFKQEVI; from the exons aatcccCAGACCTCTCTTCCTCCGCCCaggcccccttcctccccaccacccccacccacaacgcCCTCAACAACCCCGCCTCCaacaccaaccatcaccaccaccaccaccaccacaacaacaacaacacctcccccgccagcctctcctccccttcctcctcctcctccggaggggcctcctcctcctcctcctcctccctctccctccagatCCTGGGACCCCCCAACACCACCGCCGTCCATGGACCATCCTTCCACAGCAACGCTGCTGCCGCTGCAGCCACGCTCGGcacccagcagcagcaacagtcgtCGTGCGCCATCTGCGGGGACCGGGCCACGGGCAAGCACTACGGGGCCTCCAGCTGCGACGGGTGCAAAGGCTTCTTCCGGCGGAGCGTGCGCAAGAACCACGTGTACACGTGCCGCTTCGCGCGAAGCTGCGTTGTGGACAAGGACAAGCGGAACCAGTGCCGCTACTGCCGCCTGCGAAAGTGCTTCCGGGCCGGGATGAAGAAGGAAG ccGTTCAAAACGAGAGGGACCGAATCAGTGTACGCCGAACCAGCTATGACCAGGACAGCTCCCAGAACGGGTCACTGTCTGTGGGCACTCTGCTCAACGCTGAGATGCTCTCCCGACAGGTTGATATT ATCGGGCCTCAGCTGAACGTCCTGGACATGGCCAGCAAGAAGGTGGCGTCGCCCAACGACGTCTGTGAGTCCATGAAGCACCAGCTGCTGATTCTGGTGGAGTGGGCCAAGTACATCCCCAGCTTCTGTGAGCTGCCCTTGGATGATCAG GTGGCGCTGCTGAGGGCCCACGCCGGAGAGCACCTGCTGCTGGGCGTGGCCAAGCGCTCGCTGGCGCTGAACGACGTGCTGTTGCTGGGCAACGACGCCATCATCACGCGCCACGCCCAGGACCCGGACATCGGCCGCATCGCTTCCCGGATCCTGGACGAGCTTGTTCAGCCCCTGAGGGACGTCGGCATCGACGAGACAGAGTTCGCCTGCATGAAGGCCATCGTCTTCTTTGACCCTG tggCACGAGGTCTGAGCGACGTGTCCCGCATCAAGGGCCTTCGCTACCAGATCCAGGTGAACCTGGAGGACTACATCGCCGACCGTCAGTACGACACGCGGGGCCGCTTCGGGGAGATCCTGCTCATGCTGCCTGCCCTGCAGTCCATCACCTGGCAGATGATTGAGCAGATCCAGTTCGCCAAGCTCTTCGGGGTGGCCCACATCGACAGTCTGCTGCAGGAAATGCTGCTGGGAg GGGCCAACGCCGACGCCGTTCAAGACACAGGCAGCAACAACCTGCCCACGACAACCACTGGcggcgccaccaccaccaccaccccccttctggATGACAACGGTGCTGCCTTCCCCCCCACCGCTTCCTCCCTGGATGGCAGCTGCAGTCCGTCAGCCTCCGAAGGGCTACAATCActaccccgcccccacacccaccccagcccctccacgGTGGGCTCCCTCAGTCCTGGAGGGGATGCGGGGCTGGTGGAGgagtccatgatgatgatgatggggggaggggtgtcccAGGGTCGACTGGGCCACTCCTCCAGATCGCCCCCCCCTGCGCACCTCTCTTCCTCTGCTGCCGCTTTTGAGGCCGTGCATCTGGCTGGTGGCGGCATCGTCTCGGAGAGGAGCAAGAtgatggctgctgctgctgcttctgcttcgtcATCGTCGCTGATGATGTCATCGCCGCCGGAATCGGTGATGTCTGGGTTGACTTTTAAGCAGGAGGTGAtttga